In Streptomyces sp. NBC_01439, the following are encoded in one genomic region:
- the nsdA gene encoding transcriptional repressor NsdA: protein MSGNGASGTIEDAAARNEQLTSWFVRSGWSKGELARQVNRRARQMGAHHISTDTSRVRRWLDGEQPREPVPRILSELFSERFGSVVAIEQLGLRTAHQTPSVSGVDLPWAGPQTVELLGEFSRSDLMLARRGFLGTSLALSAGPALIEPMQRWLVPAPAADPGPRGAGPTGALGGHRPPRLSAPELDLLDATTVMFRQWDAQCGGGLRRKAVVGQLHEVTDLLQENHPAPVMKRLFKVAAELAELAGWMSYDIGLHPTAQKYFVLALHAAKEGGDKPLGSYILSSMSRQMIHLGRPEDALELIHLAQYGSRDCAGPRTQAMLYAMEARAYANMGQPSRCKRAVRMAEDTFSDVGFAGEPEPDWIRFFSQAELYGENSHSYRDLAYVAGRSPMYASLAEPVMERAVELFEKDEVHQRSYALNLIGMATVHLLQREPEQAVALVDRALDVAGKVRSERVNTRLRKTVDTAAREYGDVAEVVRLTDHLASRLPEAAEAV, encoded by the coding sequence GTGAGCGGCAACGGCGCAAGCGGAACGATCGAGGATGCTGCTGCGCGCAACGAACAGCTGACCTCGTGGTTCGTCCGCAGCGGCTGGTCCAAGGGCGAACTCGCCCGGCAAGTCAACCGCCGGGCGCGCCAGATGGGTGCCCACCACATCAGCACGGACACCTCCCGGGTGCGTCGCTGGCTCGACGGCGAACAGCCGCGCGAACCCGTCCCGCGCATCCTGTCCGAGCTGTTCTCCGAGCGCTTCGGCTCCGTCGTCGCCATCGAGCAGCTCGGCCTGCGCACCGCCCACCAGACCCCCTCCGTCTCCGGGGTCGACCTGCCCTGGGCCGGCCCGCAGACCGTCGAACTGCTCGGCGAGTTCTCCCGCAGCGACCTGATGCTGGCGCGCCGCGGCTTCCTCGGGACCTCGCTCGCCCTCTCCGCCGGCCCCGCCCTCATCGAGCCCATGCAGCGCTGGCTCGTCCCGGCACCGGCCGCCGACCCGGGCCCGCGCGGGGCGGGGCCGACGGGCGCCCTCGGCGGCCACCGCCCGCCCCGGCTCTCCGCACCGGAACTCGACCTCCTCGACGCCACCACCGTCATGTTCCGCCAGTGGGACGCCCAGTGCGGCGGCGGACTCCGCCGCAAGGCCGTCGTGGGCCAGCTCCACGAGGTCACCGACCTGCTCCAGGAGAACCACCCCGCCCCGGTCATGAAGCGGCTCTTCAAGGTCGCCGCCGAACTGGCCGAACTGGCCGGCTGGATGAGCTACGACATCGGTCTGCACCCCACCGCGCAGAAGTACTTCGTGCTCGCCCTGCACGCCGCCAAGGAGGGCGGCGACAAGCCGCTCGGCTCGTACATCCTCTCCAGCATGAGCCGCCAGATGATCCACCTGGGCCGCCCCGAGGACGCCCTGGAACTCATCCACCTCGCGCAGTACGGCAGCCGCGACTGCGCCGGCCCGCGCACCCAGGCCATGCTGTATGCGATGGAGGCCCGCGCGTACGCCAACATGGGTCAGCCCAGCCGCTGCAAGCGGGCCGTGCGGATGGCCGAGGACACCTTCTCCGACGTCGGCTTCGCGGGCGAGCCCGAACCCGACTGGATCCGCTTCTTCTCCCAGGCCGAGCTGTACGGCGAGAACTCCCACTCGTACCGGGACCTGGCCTATGTGGCCGGGCGCAGCCCCATGTACGCCTCCCTCGCCGAGCCCGTCATGGAACGGGCCGTCGAACTCTTCGAGAAGGACGAGGTGCACCAGCGCTCCTACGCCCTCAACCTCATCGGCATGGCCACCGTCCACCTGCTCCAGCGCGAGCCCGAGCAGGCCGTGGCCCTCGTCGACCGGGCCCTCGACGTGGCGGGAAAGGTGCGGTCCGAACGGGTGAACACCCGCCTGCGCAAGACCGTAGACACCGCCGCCCGTGAGTACGGCGACGTCGCCGAGGTGGTCCGGCTCACCGACCACCTCGCTTCCCGGCTCCCCGAAGCCGCGGAGGCCGTCTGA
- a CDS encoding bifunctional DNA primase/polymerase encodes MGFTIGGSRSTKEFRSGTRRRGRTSECTAVAEYTGLWGWDVVPGARAAAPARDCSCGDRTCPEPGAHPLAFAPTVPAGATLDEVTEAWSEYPGAVLLPVGRVFDVIEVSEEAGRRALVRLERMGLPLGPVIATADGRAQFFVAPGAAVELPQLLYRMGWDDADLDLRALGHGAFVTAPPSDRAGLGQVGWLRPPALDCAGGPPQARLLLGTLAYICHRFRR; translated from the coding sequence ATGGGCTTCACGATCGGCGGCAGCCGCAGCACCAAGGAGTTCCGCTCCGGCACCCGGCGCCGCGGCCGTACCTCGGAGTGCACGGCGGTGGCGGAGTACACCGGGCTGTGGGGTTGGGACGTGGTCCCCGGCGCCCGCGCTGCGGCCCCCGCCCGCGACTGCTCCTGCGGGGACAGGACGTGCCCCGAACCCGGGGCGCATCCCCTGGCCTTCGCCCCCACGGTCCCGGCCGGGGCCACTCTGGACGAGGTCACCGAGGCCTGGAGCGAGTACCCGGGCGCCGTACTGCTCCCCGTGGGCCGCGTCTTCGACGTCATCGAGGTCTCCGAGGAGGCCGGGCGGCGCGCGCTGGTGCGGCTGGAGCGGATGGGCCTGCCGCTCGGCCCGGTCATCGCTACCGCCGACGGCCGGGCGCAGTTCTTCGTGGCCCCGGGAGCGGCTGTCGAACTGCCGCAGTTGCTGTACCGGATGGGCTGGGACGACGCCGATCTCGACCTGCGGGCCCTGGGCCACGGCGCGTTCGTGACGGCCCCGCCCTCCGACCGCGCCGGGCTCGGTCAGGTCGGCTGGCTGCGGCCGCCCGCGCTCGACTGTGCCGGTGGCCCGCCGCAGGCCAGGCTGCTGCTGGGGACCCTCGCGTACATCTGCCACCGCTTCCGGCGGTAG
- the ftsY gene encoding signal recognition particle-docking protein FtsY: MDILILAVVIALVAVGVISGLVVSSRKKKQLPPPAPPSTPTITAPPAEPQVGEDAVETAEEPRRTIEEVGLPEAAAPAPAPVAEPVPAAPAAPEIEVPAPTAGRLIRLRARLARSQNSLGKGLLTLLSREHLDEDTWEEIEETLLVADVGVVPTQELVDRLRERVKVLGTRTPADLRALLKEELLTLVGTDFDRVVKTESGEDTPGVIMVVGVNGTGKTTTTGKLARVLVADGRSVVLGAADTFRAAAADQLQTWGERVGARTVRGPEGGDPASIAYDAVKEGIAEGADVVLIDTAGRLHTKTGLMDELGKVKRVVEKHGPLDEILLVLDATTGQNGLTQARVFAEVVDITGIVLTKLDGTAKGGIVVAVQRELGVPVKLIGLGEGPDDLAPFEPEAFVDALIGD; this comes from the coding sequence ATGGACATCCTCATCCTTGCTGTAGTCATCGCCCTGGTTGCGGTCGGTGTGATCAGCGGGCTCGTGGTCAGCAGCCGCAAGAAGAAGCAGCTGCCGCCGCCGGCACCGCCGAGCACGCCGACCATCACTGCCCCGCCTGCCGAGCCGCAGGTGGGGGAGGACGCCGTAGAGACGGCGGAAGAGCCGCGCCGCACGATCGAGGAGGTCGGACTCCCGGAGGCCGCAGCTCCGGCCCCGGCACCGGTAGCCGAACCCGTGCCCGCGGCTCCGGCCGCGCCCGAGATCGAGGTGCCCGCGCCCACCGCCGGCCGCCTGATCCGGCTGCGCGCCCGCCTGGCCCGGTCGCAGAACTCCCTCGGCAAGGGGCTGCTCACGCTGCTCTCCCGGGAGCACCTCGACGAGGACACCTGGGAGGAGATCGAGGAGACCCTCCTCGTCGCCGACGTCGGTGTCGTGCCGACCCAGGAGCTCGTGGACCGGCTCCGCGAGCGGGTCAAGGTGCTCGGCACCCGAACCCCGGCGGACCTGCGCGCCCTGCTCAAGGAGGAGCTGCTGACCTTGGTCGGCACCGACTTCGACCGCGTCGTGAAGACGGAGAGCGGCGAGGACACCCCGGGCGTGATCATGGTCGTCGGTGTCAACGGCACCGGCAAGACCACCACCACCGGCAAGCTGGCCCGGGTGCTCGTCGCCGACGGCCGCAGCGTGGTGCTCGGCGCGGCCGACACCTTCCGCGCCGCCGCCGCCGACCAGCTGCAGACCTGGGGCGAGCGCGTCGGCGCCCGTACCGTGCGCGGCCCCGAGGGCGGTGACCCGGCCTCGATCGCCTACGACGCGGTCAAGGAGGGCATCGCCGAGGGCGCCGACGTGGTGCTCATCGACACCGCGGGCCGTCTGCACACCAAGACCGGCCTGATGGACGAGCTCGGCAAGGTCAAGCGCGTCGTGGAGAAGCACGGTCCGCTGGACGAGATCCTGCTGGTCCTGGACGCCACCACCGGGCAGAACGGCCTGACCCAGGCCCGCGTCTTCGCCGAGGTCGTGGACATCACCGGCATCGTGCTGACCAAGCTCGACGGCACGGCCAAGGGCGGCATCGTCGTCGCCGTCCAGCGCGAACTGGGCGTACCGGTCAAGCTCATCGGCCTCGGCGAGGGTCCGGACGACCTGGCGCCCTTCGAGCCGGAGGCGTTCGTGGACGCCCTGATCGGCGACTGA
- a CDS encoding ammonium transporter, translating to MASAITTLAADAPTLSAANTGFMLICSALVMLMTPGLAFFYGGMVRVKSSLNMLMMSFISLGIVTILWVLYGFSLAFGTDSGSLIGWNSDYVGLSGIGITELWDGYTIPVYVFAVFQLMFAIITPALISGALADRVKFGAWVLFTALWVTVVYFPVAHWVWGAGGWLFELGVIDFAGGTAVHINAGAAALGVILVIGKRVGFKKDPMRPHSLPLVMLGAGLLWFGWFGFNAGSWLGNDDGVGAVMFVNTQVATAAAMLAWLGYEKLRHGSFTTLGAASGAVAGLVAITPSGGAVSPLGAIAIGVIAGLLCAMAVGLKYKFGYDDSLDVIGVHLVGGVVGSLLVGLFATGGVQSDVAGLFYGGGLEQLGKQAVGVFAVLAYSLVASALLALLLDKTIGMRVSEDDEVAGIDQVEHAETAYDFSGAGGGAASRTPIAPAPSAASKKVDA from the coding sequence ATGGCATCAGCCATCACGACCCTCGCAGCAGACGCCCCGACGCTGTCTGCCGCGAACACCGGGTTCATGCTCATCTGCTCCGCCCTGGTCATGCTGATGACCCCGGGACTCGCCTTCTTCTACGGAGGCATGGTCCGCGTCAAGAGCAGCCTCAACATGCTGATGATGAGCTTCATCAGCCTCGGGATCGTCACGATCCTGTGGGTCCTCTACGGCTTCAGCCTCGCCTTCGGCACCGACTCCGGCTCCCTCATCGGCTGGAACTCCGACTACGTCGGCCTCAGCGGCATCGGGATCACCGAGCTGTGGGACGGCTACACGATCCCGGTCTACGTCTTCGCCGTCTTCCAGCTGATGTTCGCCATCATCACCCCCGCCCTGATCAGCGGTGCCCTGGCCGACCGAGTGAAGTTCGGCGCCTGGGTCCTGTTCACCGCCCTGTGGGTCACCGTCGTCTACTTCCCCGTCGCCCACTGGGTCTGGGGCGCCGGCGGCTGGCTCTTCGAGCTCGGCGTCATCGACTTCGCGGGCGGCACCGCCGTCCACATCAACGCCGGCGCCGCCGCCCTCGGCGTGATCCTCGTCATCGGCAAGCGCGTCGGCTTCAAGAAGGACCCGATGCGCCCGCACAGCCTCCCCCTCGTGATGCTCGGCGCCGGCCTCCTGTGGTTCGGCTGGTTCGGCTTCAACGCGGGCTCCTGGCTCGGCAACGACGACGGCGTCGGCGCGGTCATGTTCGTCAACACCCAGGTCGCCACCGCCGCCGCCATGCTCGCCTGGCTCGGCTACGAGAAGCTGCGCCACGGCTCCTTCACCACCCTGGGCGCCGCCTCCGGCGCGGTCGCCGGCCTCGTCGCCATCACCCCCTCGGGCGGTGCGGTCAGCCCGCTCGGCGCGATCGCCATCGGTGTCATCGCCGGTCTGCTCTGCGCCATGGCCGTCGGCCTCAAGTACAAGTTCGGCTACGACGACTCGCTCGACGTGATCGGCGTCCACCTCGTCGGCGGCGTGGTCGGCTCCCTGCTCGTCGGCCTCTTCGCCACCGGCGGGGTCCAGTCCGACGTGGCCGGCCTCTTCTACGGCGGCGGTCTGGAACAGCTCGGCAAGCAGGCCGTCGGAGTCTTCGCCGTCCTCGCCTACTCTCTGGTGGCATCGGCGCTCCTCGCCCTCCTCCTCGACAAGACGATCGGGATGCGGGTGTCCGAGGACGACGAGGTCGCCGGTATCGACCAGGTCGAGCACGCCGAGACGGCCTACGACTTCAGCGGAGCCGGCGGCGGAGCCGCCTCGCGGACCCCCATCGCACCCGCCCCCTCCGCCGCGAGCAAGAAGGTTGACGCATGA
- a CDS encoding P-II family nitrogen regulator yields MKLITAIVKPHKLDEIKEALQAFGVQGLTVTEASGYGRQRGHTEVYRGAEYQVDLVPKIRIEVLVDDSDAEELIRVIVSAAATGKIGDGKVWSVPVDSVVRVRTGERGADAL; encoded by the coding sequence ATGAAGCTGATCACCGCGATCGTCAAGCCGCACAAGCTGGACGAGATCAAGGAAGCCCTCCAGGCCTTCGGAGTGCAGGGACTGACCGTCACCGAGGCCAGCGGCTACGGCCGCCAGCGCGGCCACACCGAGGTCTACCGCGGCGCCGAGTACCAGGTCGACCTCGTCCCCAAGATCCGCATCGAGGTACTGGTCGACGACTCCGACGCCGAGGAACTGATCCGGGTGATCGTCAGCGCGGCGGCCACCGGAAAGATCGGTGACGGCAAGGTGTGGAGCGTCCCCGTGGACTCGGTCGTACGGGTCCGCACCGGCGAGCGCGGCGCTGACGCGCTCTAG
- a CDS encoding [protein-PII] uridylyltransferase gives MTSVEENTDHTADPGASGYAAARLRLLQEESQSGPSRRSALAGLTDAWLNDLFTTAVRETGVRGATLVAVGGYGRAELSPRSDLDLVLLHDGKTDPRALGALADRLWYPVWDLGLALDHSVRTPGEARRTAAEDLKVHLGLLDARTVAGDAGLLAGLRTSVLADWRNQAATRLPELHSLCRERAERAGELRFLLEPDLKEARGGLRDATALRAVAASWLADAPREGLAEARRRLLDARDALHLVTGRATDRLSLQEQDQVAARLGLLDADALLREVYEAARVVAYAGDVTWREVGRVLRARAARPRLRGLLGTRGDRAAARAPLAEGVVESDGEAVLALAARPDRDPVLALRFAAAAAQAGLPVSLHAVRRLAAQGKPLPVPWPAEAREQLLTLLGAGEPMVAVWEALEAEGLISRLLPDWERVRCRPQRNPVHTWTVDRHLIETAVRASSLTRRVGRPDLLLMAALLHDIGKGWPGDHSVAGETIARDVAARVGFDPHDVAVLGALVRHHLLLIDTATRRDLDDPATVRAVADAVGSVGTLEILHALTEADALATGPAAWSAWRGSLVADLVARVAAVLRGTAPAAGEPEIPSTEQERLAMEALRTGEPVLALQARQEDDAVGVDLVVAVPDQPGVLPAVAGVLALHRLTVRAADLRSMELPDRLGEVLVLRWRVAAEYGALPQAARLRTDLVRALDGSLDVPAKLADREAAYPRRRGVVPPPPRVTVVPDVSSLATVLEVRAPDAVGLLHRIGRALESRGVRVRSAHVSTLGANAVDTLYVTTPEGKPLDPAEATALAGLVASALA, from the coding sequence GTGACGAGCGTCGAAGAGAACACGGACCACACGGCCGACCCGGGAGCCAGCGGATACGCCGCGGCCCGGCTGCGACTCCTCCAGGAGGAGTCGCAGTCCGGGCCTTCGCGCCGTTCCGCCCTGGCCGGGCTGACCGACGCATGGCTGAACGACCTGTTCACGACCGCCGTACGGGAGACGGGGGTCCGCGGCGCCACGCTGGTGGCCGTCGGCGGCTACGGGCGCGCCGAACTCTCCCCGCGCAGCGACCTCGACCTGGTGCTGCTGCACGACGGCAAGACCGATCCGCGGGCACTGGGCGCGCTGGCCGACCGCCTCTGGTACCCGGTCTGGGACCTCGGCCTCGCCCTTGACCACTCGGTACGGACCCCCGGCGAGGCCCGCCGGACCGCGGCCGAGGACCTCAAGGTGCACCTCGGCCTACTGGACGCCCGCACCGTCGCCGGCGACGCCGGACTCCTCGCCGGCCTGCGCACCTCCGTACTGGCCGACTGGCGCAACCAGGCGGCCACGAGGCTCCCGGAACTGCACTCCCTGTGCCGCGAGCGGGCCGAGCGGGCCGGGGAACTGCGCTTCCTGCTCGAACCCGACCTCAAGGAGGCCCGCGGCGGCCTGCGCGACGCCACCGCGTTGCGGGCGGTCGCCGCGTCCTGGCTGGCCGACGCCCCGCGCGAGGGCCTCGCCGAGGCCCGGCGGCGGCTCCTGGACGCCCGGGACGCCCTGCACCTGGTCACCGGCCGGGCCACCGACCGGCTCTCCCTCCAGGAACAGGACCAGGTCGCGGCCCGGCTCGGACTCCTCGACGCGGACGCGCTGCTGCGCGAGGTGTACGAGGCCGCGCGCGTCGTCGCCTACGCCGGTGACGTGACCTGGCGGGAGGTCGGGCGCGTTCTGCGGGCGCGCGCCGCCCGCCCCAGGCTGCGCGGACTGCTCGGCACCCGCGGGGACCGGGCCGCCGCGCGGGCACCCCTGGCCGAAGGCGTGGTGGAGTCCGACGGCGAGGCCGTACTGGCCCTGGCCGCGCGCCCCGACCGCGATCCCGTACTCGCCCTGCGGTTCGCCGCGGCCGCCGCGCAGGCGGGCCTGCCCGTCTCCCTGCACGCCGTACGCAGGCTCGCGGCGCAGGGGAAACCGCTGCCGGTGCCCTGGCCGGCCGAGGCCCGCGAGCAGCTGCTGACCCTGCTGGGGGCGGGGGAGCCGATGGTGGCCGTGTGGGAGGCCCTGGAAGCCGAGGGCCTGATCAGCCGGTTGCTCCCGGACTGGGAGCGGGTGCGCTGCCGCCCCCAGCGCAATCCCGTCCACACCTGGACGGTGGACCGGCACCTGATCGAGACGGCGGTGCGGGCTTCCTCCCTCACCCGCCGGGTCGGCCGCCCCGACCTGCTGCTGATGGCCGCGCTCCTGCACGACATCGGCAAGGGCTGGCCGGGAGACCACTCGGTGGCCGGCGAGACCATCGCCCGCGACGTCGCCGCCCGCGTCGGCTTCGACCCGCACGACGTCGCCGTGCTCGGGGCGCTCGTACGCCACCACCTGCTGCTGATCGACACCGCCACCCGGCGCGACCTGGACGACCCGGCCACGGTCCGCGCGGTCGCCGACGCCGTCGGCTCGGTGGGCACGCTGGAAATACTGCACGCCCTGACCGAGGCGGACGCCCTGGCCACCGGGCCGGCGGCGTGGAGCGCGTGGCGGGGATCGCTCGTGGCGGACCTCGTCGCGCGGGTCGCCGCCGTACTGCGCGGCACGGCCCCGGCGGCCGGAGAACCGGAGATCCCGAGCACCGAACAGGAACGCCTGGCGATGGAGGCCCTGCGCACCGGGGAGCCGGTCCTGGCGCTCCAGGCCCGCCAGGAGGACGACGCGGTCGGCGTGGACCTCGTCGTCGCCGTCCCCGACCAGCCGGGGGTCCTCCCGGCGGTGGCCGGGGTCCTGGCCCTGCACCGGCTCACGGTACGGGCGGCCGACCTGCGCTCCATGGAGCTCCCGGACCGCCTCGGCGAGGTCCTGGTACTGCGCTGGCGGGTGGCGGCGGAGTACGGCGCGCTGCCGCAGGCCGCCCGGCTCCGTACCGACCTGGTCCGCGCCCTGGACGGTTCGCTGGACGTCCCGGCGAAGCTTGCCGACCGCGAGGCAGCCTATCCGCGCCGGCGCGGGGTGGTCCCGCCGCCGCCCCGGGTCACGGTGGTTCCGGACGTGTCCTCCCTGGCCACGGTCCTGGAG